A window from Mogibacterium neglectum encodes these proteins:
- a CDS encoding ABC transporter ATP-binding protein produces the protein MAENMNKKPAPVKRGHGPGSGEPSEKPKNFSKSLKQILRYSGSYKYAFVVVILFAIAGTVFQVIGPKVMGRATTVLAEGLMHKIKGTGTIDFTTIGKILVITVALYAIGAVLTFIQGWIMTGITQKIVYNMRRDISEKINRMPMKYFESHQYGDILSRITNDVDTLGTGLNQSVTTIITSVATVIGVVVMMLTISPLMTLISFVTIPVSILLLGFIIKMSQKHFKTQQEYLGDINGQIEENFAGQLVIKAFNKEESVEKKFNETNEILYESAWKSQFISGVMQPVMMFFGNLGYVGVAISGAMLAIKNVIGIGDIQAFIQYVRSLTQPLSQAAQVMNQVQSMGAAGERVFEFLAEEEEPRDPDDAINDIDVEGFVEFEHVKFGYDPDQVIINDFSARVKPGQKIAIVGPTGAGKTTIVKLLMRFYDVNAGSIKIDDLDIRTMSRHGLRDNIAMVLQDTWLYSDTIMENIRYGKQDASDEEVIAAAKAARADRFIKTLPGGYNMVLNEDATNISEGQKQLLTIARAILANRKLLILDEATSSVDTRTEVRIQEAMDQLMKGRTTFVIAHRLSTIRNADLILVMNHGDIIEQGTHDELLREDGAYAELYNSQFDEVEAS, from the coding sequence ATGGCAGAGAATATGAATAAGAAACCAGCTCCAGTCAAGCGTGGGCATGGACCAGGCTCAGGTGAGCCATCCGAGAAGCCGAAGAATTTCAGCAAGTCACTCAAACAGATTTTGAGATATAGCGGAAGTTATAAATATGCATTTGTAGTTGTTATATTATTTGCGATTGCTGGTACAGTATTTCAGGTAATTGGACCTAAGGTGATGGGGCGTGCGACAACAGTGCTCGCAGAGGGGCTGATGCATAAAATCAAAGGAACGGGAACTATTGACTTTACGACGATTGGCAAAATCTTGGTCATCACTGTTGCTCTATACGCAATTGGTGCTGTGCTGACTTTCATACAGGGCTGGATTATGACGGGAATCACCCAGAAAATCGTTTATAATATGCGTCGTGATATTTCGGAAAAGATTAACCGTATGCCGATGAAATATTTCGAGAGCCATCAGTATGGTGATATTCTGTCAAGGATTACGAACGATGTAGACACATTGGGAACAGGGTTAAATCAGAGTGTCACCACAATTATTACCTCTGTAGCGACCGTTATCGGTGTGGTAGTAATGATGCTGACCATATCACCACTTATGACACTTATTTCATTTGTCACGATTCCGGTTTCCATTCTGTTACTCGGCTTTATAATCAAGATGTCGCAGAAGCACTTCAAGACCCAACAGGAGTACCTAGGTGATATAAATGGTCAGATCGAAGAAAATTTTGCAGGGCAGCTCGTGATAAAGGCGTTCAACAAAGAGGAGTCCGTGGAGAAGAAGTTCAATGAGACCAATGAGATTCTCTATGAGTCAGCTTGGAAGTCCCAGTTCATATCGGGGGTTATGCAGCCTGTGATGATGTTCTTCGGAAATCTCGGGTATGTGGGAGTAGCTATTTCAGGAGCGATGCTTGCTATCAAGAATGTGATTGGTATAGGAGATATACAGGCGTTTATACAGTATGTGCGTAGCCTCACACAGCCACTTTCGCAGGCTGCTCAGGTCATGAATCAGGTGCAGTCGATGGGGGCAGCTGGTGAACGTGTATTCGAGTTCCTAGCTGAGGAAGAGGAACCTCGAGACCCTGATGATGCTATTAATGATATCGATGTAGAAGGGTTTGTAGAATTCGAACATGTGAAGTTCGGTTATGATCCAGATCAGGTTATCATAAATGACTTCAGTGCAAGAGTTAAACCGGGACAGAAAATCGCTATCGTCGGGCCAACTGGTGCTGGCAAAACTACAATAGTCAAGCTCCTGATGCGTTTTTATGATGTAAATGCAGGATCGATAAAGATTGATGATTTGGATATTCGTACCATGAGCCGTCATGGACTGAGAGACAATATCGCTATGGTTCTTCAAGATACATGGCTGTACTCAGATACTATCATGGAGAATATCAGATACGGAAAACAGGATGCAAGCGATGAAGAGGTTATAGCTGCTGCTAAGGCGGCAAGAGCGGATAGATTTATAAAGACGCTCCCTGGTGGATACAATATGGTTTTAAACGAAGATGCAACCAATATATCTGAGGGACAGAAGCAGCTTTTAACCATTGCGAGAGCAATTCTTGCAAATCGAAAGCTCTTAATTCTTGATGAAGCTACCTCTTCAGTAGATACTAGAACAGAAGTTAGGATTCAGGAAGCCATGGATCAACTGATGAAGGGGCGTACAACCTTTGTAATAGCTCACAGATTATCGACAATAAGAAACGCAGATCTCATACTCGTTATGAACCATGGAGATATAATAGAACAAGGAACGCATGATGAACTTCTTAGAGAGGACGGAGCATATGCAGAACTGTATAACTCGCAATTTGACGAAGTGGAGGCTTCATGA
- a CDS encoding TIGR00730 family Rossman fold protein, whose amino-acid sequence MNITVYCGSRFGEKSVFKDKAVELANWIVESGHSLVYGGGNVGLMGIVANTVLEGGAKVYGIIPEFLLNQEKGHQGLYTLEIVNSMPERKTRMINLGDAFIALPGGPGTLEEISEIISLRRLNRTDKPCILYNIEGFYDPLRKLLNEMVDADFLPAKDLDKVVFASNLDEIKAELGEN is encoded by the coding sequence ATGAATATTACAGTTTACTGCGGCTCTCGCTTCGGTGAGAAGTCAGTATTTAAGGATAAAGCGGTTGAACTCGCAAACTGGATTGTAGAAAGTGGACACAGCCTTGTATACGGTGGCGGAAATGTAGGGCTCATGGGAATCGTTGCAAATACAGTTCTAGAAGGTGGCGCTAAGGTGTACGGCATCATACCAGAGTTCCTGCTCAATCAGGAGAAGGGACATCAGGGTCTCTACACACTCGAGATTGTAAATTCTATGCCAGAGAGGAAGACCCGCATGATCAATCTTGGCGATGCATTTATCGCACTTCCAGGTGGACCGGGCACACTCGAAGAGATTTCAGAGATAATCTCATTAAGGCGACTGAATAGGACTGATAAGCCTTGCATTCTATATAATATTGAAGGCTTTTATGATCCTTTAAGAAAGCTACTTAATGAGATGGTAGATGCCGACTTCCTGCCAGCTAAAGACCTTGACAAGGTTGTCTTTGCGAGCAATCTAGATGAGATTAAAGCTGAGCTAGGGGAAAATTAG
- a CDS encoding TlpA family protein disulfide reductase, which yields MKRKLHIKRFTLLAAVVLVLAISFTGCGKDGSNSDSKGSNSTKASLKNFETTTLDGEKFTQDNLKDYDLTVVNVWSTTCGYCIDEMPALEKLRNQLPSNVQFVSICLDGDSSPDTAKEILSKQGLTAKTLVPSDSLNEGFLQYVSGTPTTVFFDKNGKQIGDPKVGAFSTHDTDAITELYMKEVNSRLKKLS from the coding sequence ATGAAGAGAAAACTACACATTAAGAGATTTACGTTACTTGCGGCAGTCGTGCTTGTGCTCGCAATATCATTCACCGGTTGCGGCAAGGATGGTTCAAATTCAGATTCAAAAGGCAGCAACAGCACAAAGGCTAGCCTTAAGAACTTCGAAACCACTACGCTAGACGGCGAAAAATTTACACAGGATAACTTGAAGGATTACGACCTCACCGTGGTTAACGTATGGTCGACAACTTGTGGATACTGCATCGATGAGATGCCTGCTCTTGAGAAGCTCAGGAACCAGCTACCTTCCAACGTGCAGTTTGTATCAATTTGTCTCGATGGAGACTCCTCACCAGACACTGCAAAGGAGATTCTCTCCAAGCAGGGATTAACGGCAAAGACGCTCGTTCCAAGCGACTCTTTGAACGAAGGATTTCTTCAGTACGTAAGCGGTACTCCTACCACCGTGTTCTTTGATAAGAATGGAAAGCAAATCGGCGATCCAAAGGTCGGAGCTTTCTCAACACATGATACTGATGCAATTACTGAACTCTACATGAAGGAAGTAAATTCGCGTCTTAAGAAATTGTCATAG
- a CDS encoding nitroreductase family protein, with product MEYLRYYDEIVSRRQSCRDFADTAVDAASVEEIKAYNEVVPKLLPEISTELHFFKGDVVDFLGSSVGYNGFTVKAPNYLALYSEEAPHYLENAGFIAQGLTLKLTQLGFDACWLTVNDAEAAKGALGVDTDKTLAVFIAFGHGNKAKKDVRLDIKSPSNVTMVSYEKKVAPKISMQDLLSYKVYGEPVNMELLYTELEDALLSIAVAQSFFNRQPYRVIVDDDIVSLIGLDDDLTTAEDQLLNYGIAMFNFYAVLDSTRAGVKMWSFDDAGRDLKLPENAHYIAKIRI from the coding sequence ATGGAATATTTAAGATACTATGATGAGATTGTTTCTCGCCGCCAGTCGTGCCGCGATTTCGCAGATACAGCAGTTGATGCTGCTTCAGTTGAGGAAATAAAAGCTTATAACGAAGTAGTTCCTAAGCTACTTCCTGAGATTTCTACCGAGCTTCATTTCTTCAAGGGCGATGTAGTGGATTTCCTCGGAAGCAGCGTAGGATATAACGGCTTTACTGTTAAGGCACCTAACTACTTGGCGCTTTACTCAGAGGAAGCCCCTCACTATCTAGAAAATGCAGGATTCATCGCACAGGGTCTAACGCTCAAGCTTACACAGCTAGGATTTGATGCTTGCTGGCTAACTGTAAATGATGCTGAAGCAGCTAAGGGTGCACTTGGCGTTGATACTGATAAGACTCTTGCGGTATTTATCGCATTTGGACACGGCAACAAAGCTAAGAAAGACGTTCGTCTCGATATCAAGAGCCCATCCAACGTTACGATGGTATCTTACGAGAAGAAGGTTGCACCAAAGATCAGCATGCAGGACCTTTTATCTTACAAGGTATATGGAGAGCCTGTTAACATGGAGCTTCTGTACACTGAGCTTGAGGATGCACTACTCTCAATCGCTGTTGCACAATCATTCTTCAACCGTCAGCCATACAGAGTAATCGTTGATGACGATATCGTATCGCTAATTGGACTTGACGACGACCTTACAACAGCTGAGGATCAGCTTCTAAACTACGGAATTGCAATGTTTAATTTCTATGCAGTTCTTGACTCGACTAGAGCTGGTGTAAAGATGTGGAGTTTCGATGATGCAGGCAGGGATCTAAAGCTTCCTGAAAACGCCCACTACATTGCAAAGATTAGAATTTAA
- a CDS encoding rhodanese-like domain-containing protein, which produces MKRKILPIIILFISIALLAGCTKKSADDKKNKDGYTHISGKEAAKFVENAEKDDAKIIDVRGKVAWGMGHIPKSIPVWYEDFDKGKVKALPDKNQKILLYCDYGGLSKRVAKRLVKQGYTNVYEFNGLKVWKGKVIVEEEYKDLQEGESN; this is translated from the coding sequence ATGAAGAGAAAGATATTACCAATTATTATTCTGTTCATAAGTATAGCACTGCTTGCAGGCTGTACTAAAAAGAGCGCAGATGACAAGAAGAATAAAGACGGATATACACATATTTCCGGCAAAGAGGCCGCTAAATTTGTTGAGAATGCAGAGAAGGATGATGCTAAGATTATCGACGTAAGAGGCAAGGTTGCTTGGGGAATGGGTCATATTCCGAAGTCTATTCCTGTATGGTACGAAGATTTCGATAAGGGAAAAGTAAAGGCACTCCCCGATAAAAATCAGAAAATTCTACTTTACTGCGATTACGGTGGTCTGAGTAAGAGAGTTGCAAAGCGCCTTGTAAAGCAAGGATATACCAACGTATATGAGTTTAACGGACTCAAGGTGTGGAAGGGCAAGGTTATAGTAGAGGAAGAGTATAAAGATCTCCAAGAAGGTGAGAGCAACTAG
- a CDS encoding CD1871A family CXXC motif-containing protein produces MLIIGFNRGEMLTVFSKAATVCLECIGIG; encoded by the coding sequence ATGTTAATAATAGGTTTCAATAGAGGCGAGATGCTGACGGTTTTCAGCAAGGCTGCCACCGTCTGTCTCGAATGCATAGGAATCGGATAG
- a CDS encoding methylated-DNA--[protein]-cysteine S-methyltransferase, giving the protein MYMYYYDSPMGVMKLCANQESLLGVWFDEELIAEASEGIETIENPHANKHINDAVRWLDEYFAGTVPCFTPKLKLQGSEFRKTVSEIMLKIPYGELSTYGEIANEVAIRIGKDHMSAQAVGGAVGSNEFSIIVPCHRVVGKDGKLTGYAGGMDKKIYLLHQEGVDFEKYNLR; this is encoded by the coding sequence ATGTACATGTATTATTACGACTCACCTATGGGTGTGATGAAGCTTTGTGCCAATCAAGAGAGCCTTCTCGGTGTCTGGTTTGATGAAGAGTTGATAGCAGAGGCATCTGAAGGCATCGAAACAATCGAGAATCCCCATGCTAATAAACATATAAACGATGCAGTGCGCTGGCTTGACGAATACTTCGCAGGAACTGTTCCATGCTTTACGCCTAAGCTTAAGCTGCAGGGGTCAGAATTTAGAAAGACCGTCTCAGAGATAATGCTGAAGATTCCTTATGGCGAGCTTAGCACTTATGGCGAAATTGCGAATGAAGTCGCTATAAGAATCGGTAAAGACCACATGTCAGCCCAGGCTGTGGGTGGAGCGGTTGGCAGCAATGAGTTCTCAATCATAGTGCCTTGTCACCGCGTGGTGGGGAAAGACGGAAAACTCACGGGCTATGCAGGAGGCATGGATAAGAAAATTTATCTGCTTCACCAGGAGGGGGTTGATTTTGAGAAATACAATCTTAGGTGA
- a CDS encoding MarR family winged helix-turn-helix transcriptional regulator, whose protein sequence is MKEYQSKFLLQMHKFHKIKFWNLVPELNPSEHMIVFALCRCEAGKCDEPTDDLDIKLSAMKDIKVSSLAKSLRMTMPGVSRGLAGLEEKGIIERKVDRSDRRNTLVFLTEDGYKRISEYKKRIDRYFETVFKRFGEERVTEIIDLIAELAEIAQEELQNALNGDGAINFDKGADLYEQGDEK, encoded by the coding sequence GTGAAAGAGTATCAATCTAAATTCTTACTTCAGATGCACAAATTCCATAAAATTAAATTTTGGAATCTAGTTCCGGAGCTTAACCCAAGTGAGCACATGATTGTGTTTGCACTATGCAGATGTGAAGCTGGGAAATGTGACGAGCCTACCGATGATCTCGATATAAAGCTATCGGCGATGAAAGATATTAAGGTCTCCAGCCTAGCCAAATCATTGCGTATGACGATGCCAGGCGTATCCAGGGGATTAGCGGGTCTAGAAGAAAAAGGCATTATCGAACGGAAAGTTGATAGGAGTGATAGGCGAAACACCTTGGTATTTCTAACTGAAGATGGATATAAGAGGATAAGCGAATATAAGAAAAGAATTGATAGATACTTCGAAACTGTTTTCAAGAGATTTGGAGAAGAACGGGTGACCGAAATTATTGATCTTATTGCAGAGCTTGCGGAGATTGCTCAAGAGGAATTACAAAATGCGTTAAATGGAGATGGTGCCATTAACTTTGATAAAGGCGCTGACTTATATGAGCAGGGAGATGAAAAGTAA
- a CDS encoding sulfurtransferase TusA family protein, which yields MGNIKLDTKGMDCPIPLIELKKALGEAEEGQIIEVEFTCPDAVVNLPGYCEEHNHEVLDFDKQGNKSWKLTVKK from the coding sequence ATGGGAAATATAAAGCTTGACACCAAGGGCATGGACTGCCCGATACCACTTATAGAGCTTAAGAAGGCTTTGGGGGAAGCTGAAGAAGGTCAGATTATAGAGGTTGAATTCACTTGCCCTGACGCTGTAGTAAATCTGCCAGGTTACTGCGAAGAGCACAACCATGAAGTTCTGGACTTCGACAAGCAGGGTAACAAATCATGGAAGCTCACTGTCAAGAAGTGA
- a CDS encoding aldo/keto reductase, with product MKRIRLGLSGIEVSAVGMGTLTMGFSQKNLSLDEGARIIVHAANSGINFLDTAQYYDTYRYLRPALDTIKSDENLSMPVICSKTLETDYESASAAVDECLAELNLDQVDIFLLHEVRGVTDLRGRSEAWRALVDKKASGLIKAIGISTHHVDACRSATNLESCDIVFPLINKTGMGIRDGEGPGTREDMEEAIKLCSRCGIGVFTMKAFGGGNIIEDYVECLDYVTSLDGVDAVMIGMGSIEEVDTSIKYFEGTLDKGYTPDISKKRMMVDQSDCEGCGTCKARCVSQAIFWNDNGLAEINIEKCVRCGYCAPVCPVRAIVFL from the coding sequence ATGAAGAGAATTAGATTAGGATTATCGGGTATAGAGGTTTCAGCGGTAGGCATGGGAACGCTCACGATGGGCTTCTCGCAAAAGAATCTATCACTAGACGAAGGTGCACGTATCATCGTACATGCGGCGAATAGCGGGATTAATTTCCTCGATACAGCTCAGTACTATGACACTTACAGATATCTCAGACCTGCACTGGACACAATTAAATCAGATGAAAACTTATCGATGCCGGTTATCTGTAGCAAGACTCTCGAGACTGATTATGAAAGTGCATCAGCCGCAGTCGATGAATGTCTTGCAGAGCTCAATCTCGATCAGGTAGATATTTTTCTGCTCCATGAAGTTAGAGGAGTTACCGATCTGCGCGGGCGCAGCGAGGCTTGGAGGGCACTTGTAGACAAAAAAGCCTCCGGTCTAATTAAGGCGATTGGAATCTCGACACATCATGTGGACGCATGCCGCTCAGCGACGAATTTGGAATCCTGTGATATAGTATTTCCACTAATCAATAAGACTGGTATGGGAATCAGGGATGGAGAAGGACCTGGGACACGAGAGGATATGGAGGAAGCGATAAAACTATGTTCAAGGTGCGGCATAGGTGTATTTACCATGAAGGCTTTCGGCGGAGGAAATATCATCGAGGATTATGTAGAATGCCTAGATTACGTAACTTCACTGGATGGTGTAGATGCTGTTATGATTGGCATGGGAAGCATCGAAGAAGTCGATACTTCCATCAAATACTTTGAAGGTACTCTAGATAAGGGATATACGCCAGATATCAGCAAGAAGCGCATGATGGTAGACCAGAGTGACTGTGAAGGCTGTGGTACTTGCAAAGCTCGCTGCGTGAGTCAAGCAATATTTTGGAATGACAATGGACTTGCCGAGATAAATATTGAAAAGTGCGTGCGATGCGGTTACTGTGCACCCGTGTGCCCTGTCAGAGCTATTGTTTTTTTATAG
- a CDS encoding ABC transporter ATP-binding protein translates to MIKLIKNLKPYKIAVLTLLLVLVVQAFGDISIPSYMQKIIDTGIQNKGIEHIIPSKVTEDEYREAQIFMNDGEKRLWASAYKKDGGTYTLVTKDEKKLSKLDSKLLRPIVLSYQLGHMTVRQFKKTVKEQLSARPETKAIAARIDDMSISEIANLMKVDIKSFKSKNQSGKLHTYVDMRPMIETQIANGQMDKSTINKSKSDMDKTISSVGDRTLKSMGIAYATSASEAAGVNVDRVQKTYLWDTALKMMLVTVIIISAAIVASYIASKVGAKIGMTLRREVFEKVMSFSSAEMDRFQTSSLITRATNDIQQVQMTTTIILRMVLYAPILAIWGIFKVVETGAHMSYVIAVGVATVVAIVLILMVIALPKFRIMQELVDALNSVSRSILTGIPVIRAFGREQSAERRFDKANADLKKTQLFANRVMTFMPPLLMMLMNLLGVAIVWVASHRINTGNMQVGSMTAFLTYSMMIVMSFMILTVMSILIPRAGVAANRIDEVISSKSSVIDRNDAIDIEECSGRLEFDNVSFRYEGADAPALSGICFTANPGETTAIIGSTGSGKSTIVNLIPRFFDVTAGCIKLDGRDIRDISMKSLREKIGFVPQKGILFSGTIDSNIRFGNEDATSEEVRKAAEIAQALDFIEEKEDKFESAIAQGGSNVSGGQKQRLSIARAIAKNPKILVFDDSFSALDMKTDAKLRRVLANYEKDATKIIVAQRVGTIIDAEQIIVLDEGEIVGKGRHRDLLRTCEAYRQIAESQLSKDELEVE, encoded by the coding sequence ATGATAAAACTAATTAAGAATTTAAAACCATACAAAATAGCTGTTCTGACGCTTCTTTTAGTGCTTGTAGTTCAAGCATTTGGAGATATCTCGATTCCGAGCTATATGCAAAAGATTATCGACACAGGTATTCAGAATAAAGGTATTGAACATATCATTCCCAGCAAAGTAACGGAAGATGAGTATAGAGAAGCACAGATTTTCATGAATGACGGTGAGAAGAGACTTTGGGCCTCTGCATACAAGAAGGATGGCGGTACTTACACACTCGTGACTAAGGATGAAAAGAAGTTAAGCAAGCTAGATAGCAAACTGCTTAGGCCGATAGTTCTCAGTTATCAGCTCGGACATATGACCGTTAGGCAGTTCAAGAAGACCGTAAAGGAACAACTTAGTGCGAGACCAGAAACTAAGGCAATAGCTGCGCGTATAGATGATATGTCCATTTCTGAAATTGCGAATTTGATGAAGGTGGATATCAAGTCATTTAAATCAAAAAATCAGAGTGGTAAGCTTCATACTTACGTTGACATGCGTCCGATGATTGAGACCCAGATTGCTAATGGTCAGATGGATAAATCAACGATAAATAAATCAAAGAGCGATATGGACAAGACTATATCATCTGTTGGCGATAGGACGTTAAAGTCTATGGGGATAGCTTATGCTACTAGTGCATCTGAGGCAGCAGGGGTAAATGTAGATAGAGTGCAAAAGACGTATCTGTGGGACACTGCTCTTAAGATGATGCTCGTCACAGTTATAATAATCTCTGCGGCTATTGTAGCCTCTTATATAGCCTCGAAGGTCGGAGCTAAGATAGGTATGACTCTCAGGAGAGAGGTGTTTGAGAAAGTAATGAGCTTCTCTAGTGCGGAGATGGATAGATTTCAGACATCCTCGCTGATTACGAGAGCTACCAATGACATACAGCAGGTTCAGATGACAACTACAATCATACTGCGTATGGTGCTTTACGCACCTATTTTAGCGATTTGGGGAATCTTCAAAGTAGTTGAGACCGGAGCTCATATGAGCTACGTAATTGCTGTTGGTGTAGCGACTGTGGTGGCTATAGTATTAATACTTATGGTCATTGCCTTGCCAAAATTCCGCATCATGCAGGAACTCGTCGATGCTCTAAATAGCGTTTCTCGTTCGATACTCACCGGCATTCCAGTAATTCGTGCATTCGGGAGAGAGCAATCGGCGGAGAGACGATTTGATAAAGCTAATGCAGATCTCAAGAAGACGCAGTTGTTTGCCAATAGGGTGATGACTTTTATGCCACCACTGCTCATGATGCTGATGAATTTACTTGGTGTAGCGATTGTATGGGTAGCATCGCACCGAATTAATACTGGAAATATGCAGGTAGGCTCAATGACAGCATTTCTCACATATTCGATGATGATCGTAATGTCATTTATGATATTGACTGTTATGTCTATACTGATTCCTAGAGCTGGAGTTGCGGCTAATAGAATAGATGAAGTGATCAGCTCTAAATCATCAGTAATTGACAGAAACGATGCAATTGATATTGAGGAATGTTCTGGTAGATTGGAGTTTGATAACGTTTCCTTTAGATATGAGGGTGCTGATGCACCTGCTCTATCAGGTATTTGCTTCACAGCAAATCCTGGCGAAACCACTGCCATAATAGGAAGTACAGGTTCAGGTAAGAGCACAATAGTTAATCTGATACCGAGATTTTTCGATGTAACGGCTGGGTGCATTAAGCTTGATGGTAGGGATATACGTGACATCAGCATGAAGTCACTCAGAGAGAAGATTGGCTTCGTACCTCAGAAGGGAATACTGTTCTCTGGGACTATCGATTCAAATATTAGATTTGGAAATGAAGATGCAACATCCGAAGAGGTTCGCAAGGCCGCGGAGATTGCTCAGGCTCTCGATTTCATTGAAGAGAAGGAAGATAAATTTGAAAGTGCAATTGCACAAGGAGGCTCTAATGTGTCAGGCGGACAGAAGCAGAGGCTTTCTATTGCGAGGGCGATTGCCAAAAATCCGAAGATTCTGGTGTTCGACGATAGCTTCTCGGCATTAGACATGAAAACGGATGCGAAGCTCAGAAGGGTGCTTGCAAATTATGAGAAGGATGCGACTAAAATTATTGTCGCGCAGCGAGTTGGAACGATTATAGATGCTGAACAGATTATCGTTCTCGACGAAGGAGAGATAGTAGGAAAGGGCAGACATAGAGATTTGCTCAGAACATGTGAAGCATATAGGCAAATTGCTGAATCGCAGCTATCAAAGGACGAATTGGAGGTGGAATAA
- a CDS encoding 8-oxo-dGTP diphosphatase codes for MMSKARLSTLCYIEKDEHYLMMHRVIKENDINHNKWIGVGGHFEDRESPDDCLLREVREETGYELTEYKFRGIVTFIYGSGEREMVEYMHLFTATGFKGEPIPCDEGVLEWVPKDKLLELELWDGDKIFLRLLEERDDFFSLKLVYNESDELIEALLDGKSI; via the coding sequence ATGATGAGCAAAGCTAGACTTAGTACACTGTGCTACATAGAGAAAGACGAGCATTACCTGATGATGCATCGCGTCATCAAAGAAAACGATATCAACCACAACAAATGGATTGGTGTTGGGGGGCATTTTGAGGATAGAGAGAGTCCTGATGACTGCCTACTACGTGAAGTGCGTGAGGAAACGGGGTACGAGCTTACAGAGTATAAGTTTCGCGGAATAGTGACATTTATCTATGGCTCTGGTGAAAGGGAGATGGTCGAGTACATGCATCTCTTTACGGCGACGGGATTTAAAGGTGAACCGATTCCTTGCGATGAAGGCGTACTTGAGTGGGTTCCTAAGGATAAGCTTTTAGAACTCGAACTCTGGGATGGTGATAAGATATTTCTCAGACTGCTTGAAGAGAGGGATGATTTCTTCTCGCTTAAGCTCGTATATAACGAGAGCGATGAACTGATAGAAGCTTTGCTCGATGGAAAGTCCATATAA
- a CDS encoding 4Fe-4S binding protein: MKTNNPRRHLVQLIATLMTNPHISNFTDGTIYKGKSKNFCSPGLNCYSCPAAGAACPIGALQSVENGNKYHISYYVLGFLLITGAFLGRFVCGFLCPFGFFQDLLYKIRMKKCHLPAKIDKSLRYLKYVILAVFVFALPIAISNEFGIGEPFFCKYICPAGTIEAGIPLLIKNESLRAMMGILFDWKMILLVITVILSTMIYRPFCKYICPLGAIYSLFNRFSVLQMEVDSNNCINCMKCEINCDMQVRVLDNINSAECIRCGKCRSICPTSAINWTIGGKVILKSNENSKQRA; this comes from the coding sequence ATGAAGACTAACAACCCGAGGCGTCATCTGGTGCAGCTCATAGCAACATTAATGACCAATCCTCATATCTCGAATTTCACCGATGGCACTATATACAAAGGTAAGAGTAAAAACTTCTGCTCACCTGGATTAAACTGCTATTCTTGCCCAGCTGCTGGTGCTGCATGCCCTATCGGAGCACTGCAGTCGGTCGAAAACGGCAATAAATATCATATTTCATACTACGTGCTGGGTTTTTTGCTCATAACTGGAGCATTTCTCGGTAGATTCGTATGCGGATTTCTATGTCCATTCGGATTCTTTCAGGACTTGCTGTACAAGATTAGGATGAAGAAATGCCACTTACCTGCCAAGATTGATAAATCTCTCAGGTATCTCAAATACGTCATACTTGCAGTATTCGTATTTGCACTTCCAATCGCAATCTCCAATGAATTTGGAATCGGTGAACCATTCTTTTGCAAATACATATGTCCAGCTGGCACTATAGAGGCTGGTATCCCACTTCTGATTAAGAACGAATCTCTCCGAGCTATGATGGGAATTTTATTTGACTGGAAGATGATTCTTCTAGTTATCACGGTCATACTTTCGACGATGATCTACAGACCTTTCTGTAAATACATATGCCCTCTAGGTGCGATATATTCGCTTTTTAACCGCTTTAGCGTGCTACAGATGGAAGTGGATAGTAATAATTGTATAAACTGCATGAAATGTGAAATCAACTGCGATATGCAGGTCAGGGTTCTAGACAACATCAACAGCGCCGAATGCATTCGCTGTGGTAAGTGCAGGAGCATATGTCCGACTAGCGCCATCAACTGGACAATTGGCGGAAAAGTAATTCTAAAATCAAACGAAAACAGCAAGCAAAGAGCGTAG